TCAGCTGCTTCCTCTACATCTTCTTTTTGATCTATCAGAAACATTTCTCCTTCAAATTGCCCCAAAGGCAACTTATTTACTTCTTCCTTACTTATTTTAAATGGAATCATGCCAACTCTTCTTCTTTCTCGTAATAATTAATCCCAATTTTTAGGTACCCAAATAAAATAGTCATTATTGGACTGATGATATTAAAAAAGCAATAGGGTGCGTAAGTCAATGTAGCCACGCCTAATACAGAAGCTTGGGTAGCTCCGCAGGTATTCCATGGAACCAAAACAGATGTTACGGTTGCGGAATCTTCTAGCGTACGACTTAAGTTTTCTGGTTTCAATCCTCTTTTTCTATAAACGTCTGCATACATTCTACCAGGAACTAAAATTGCCAAATACTGATCTGAAGTAGTGATATTAAAGAACATACAAGTTGCTGCAGTAGAAGCAATCAATGAACCTACTCTGTGAACTTTACGGATGATGGCTTCTGCCAAAACACGAAGCATACCACTTTCTTCCATTATTCCTCCAAAGACCATCGCACAGACAATAAGCCAAATGGTATTTAACATACCTGCCATTCCTCCAGTAATCAGTAATTCATTCACCACATCATTACTGGTAACGATACTTATTTCACCATACATGGACATCATCACAGCTTTAAAACTCTGATAAGCATAAGAAGCATCTTCTGCGGCAATAGTTGAAATTATCTCAGGTTGGAAAATCAACGCAAATACTCCTCCTAACAAGGCCCCAGCTAATAAAGCTGGAATAGCGGGTACTTGTTTAATAATCATGGTTAAAACGATGATTGGAACAAGAAAAAGCCATCCGCTGACATTAAACTTCTCCAAAATCACCTCAGAAATAGCCTTTACATCATTCACTGATCCATTGGTTTCATAATTAAAACCAATTACGATAAACATCAACAAAGCGATGATGATCGAAGGAACAGTGGTTTTTGCCATATGCCGGATATGAGTAAATAAATCCGTTCCTGCCATTGCAGGAGCCAAATTTGTAGTGTCAGAAAGTGGGGACATTTTATCTCCAAAATAGGCTCCAGAAATAATGGATCCGGCAATTATACCTTCGTCAAAACCCAATGCCTTACCAATCCCCAACAGCGCCACACCCACGGTCGCTACTGTAGTCCAGCTACTTCCTGTAGCAACCGAGACTACTGCGCTTACAAAGCAGGCTGCAACAAGGAAAATGGTTGGATTAAGTACTTGGAGTCCATAATAAATCATGGCGGGAACTACCCCACTCAACATCCACGTACCTGCTAAAGCACCAATCAGGAATAATATAAGGATACTTGACATCGCAGAACTGATACTTTTTACTATTCCATCCTGCAAAGTTTCCCAGTTAAAGCCTAATCTGAAAATTGCAACCAAAGCTGCTACAGTTGCCGAGAGTATGAGGACAATTTGATTGGATCCAGAAAGGCCATCGGTTCCAAAGACCCGGATATTTAAAACCAGAAGAACAATTAAAAAAATTAAGGGAATAAGGGCGTCTGAAACCTTGGGGGCACGAGTAATTCCTTCCATTAATTGGTATTTAGTGAATTTAAGCTTTGAATCTAATCAAAAAAAATCACTTTATTTTTCAGCTATCAGACCTGCTAGTTCTTTTCCGACTTGCCATCCAACTGCAACCCCCATACCACCCAATCTCACGCCAACAGCCACTTTTTTACTTACATGCTCAATTAGAGGCATTTTCTTTTCTCCAAATGCCATAATACCCGTCCATTCTTTATCCCATAGAATTTCCTTATCTGGAAATATTACTTCCTCTGCCATTTTTTTCAGATGAGATTGAATACTTGTATTTACAGAGAAATCTGTACTCTCCTCACTGGCAAAATCAATATTTCTTGCTCCTCCCAAAAGCAATCTTCCATCTATTTCTCTAAAATAAATGTACCCTTTATCCATATGAAAGCCACCTCTCCATGGGATTTCGAATTCTAAAGGTTTGGAAAGTAAAACAAGGCCTCTTCCGGGAACAAGGGCTGTGTTTTCAAGTATTTTTTTAGTGAAAGCATTTGTACAAACAGCTACTCTCTTAGCTCTAAATTGGATGGGGTTTTTGCTAAAATTTGAGGTAACTACAGTGACACCAGAATCAATATCTAAGCTTTCCACATTTGCTCCAGTGAGTACTTTTACACCCAACTCACCGGCTAATTTCCATAAGCAGTTTAAATATCTACCTGGGTCTAATTCCCCCTCGAAACCATTTTGGATTACCATTTTAATTGAGTCAGAAAATCCCAGCTTGGAATGTTTATGAACTTCAGTAAAAACATCTTTTGGAAAAAGATCTGCCAATAATTGATTCACCTCTATCATTTTAGCTGAAGCAGAAAGCAAGGACTCATCTAATAATTCGTAACCATTGCTCTCTCGATAGCCAAGTTTCTTATCACCAAACTTCTTTCTGATCTTTTGAAGACCTTTATACCGCCTGCTAACCAGACTAAGCACTTCATCTTGCTCCATATGCTCAAGATCATCCAAAATCTCTGTAAGGCTACCAAAACAAGCGAATCCAGCATTCTTTGAACTCGCTCCAGAGGGAAATATACCCCGCTCCAAAACTAGAACTTTCGCTTTCGGATGCTTCTTCTTGAAATGGATTGCGGTAGAAAGTCCAACAAACCCTGATCCTATAATTAATAGGTCATGATCTAAAAAATTCTTTTCCTCCCAATAACTCAACATTTTAATCCTGCTTTCTATGAATAAATAATCGATGGATTTAGTAATTTGAATAAATCTAGCAGAAATATCCCCAAAATGCCATGAGAAAGATTGATGCATTACTTAACGAATATGGATTAAGCCATCAAAATCAAACCAACAAATTGATACACTGGATTTGCGTTCCTGCTATATTTTTTAGCATTGTCGGACTGATTTTCTCCATTCCAGCCAAATCAATTGCTGAATTCATGCCATTTTTAGGGGATTTTGCAAATTGGGCGACTTTGGTTCTAGCTATCGTATTAGTCTATTATTTATCCATTTCACCCCCTTTGTCATTAGGGATGTTTTTCTTTTCTGCTCTTTGTCTCGCATTTGCGAATTTTCTTGATTTATACTTCCCGGGAAAATTATGGCTAATAAGCATTGGGATATTTGTTATCGCTTGGTTTTTTCAGTTCTGGGGACACAAAATTGAAGGCAAAAAACCTTCCTTTTTGAAAGACATCCAGTTTTTGCTCATCGGCCCCGCATGGCTTATGCACTTTATTTACAAAAAAATAGGCCTATCCTATTGAATGGAATCTGATGGAGTAACACCATGATTCGGGCCGAACATCTCTTTTAGCTTTTGAATACTTTGCTGGTTTTTTAAAGTATAAATGCTTGCCAAAATAGATTTTTTCTCCCTCGCTGTAAGCCTCCAATTTAACGAAGCCCTTTGCATCGTTTCTTGACTTCCACTCAACTCCCCTGCTTGCACTTGCTCTGGCGCATATTCAAACTCCACCTTTTCCAATGGAAATGGCATAGATTCATTCATATAATTAAAAAGCACCTCATTTTGGATGGTCTGAACATGATCCCAATTGGAATAAATATTCTTAAGAGGGGTAAAGATTTTTTCGAACAACTTAGGAGGAGTTGTAGGTGGGATCTCTGTGTTTTTTTCAGAGTCTCGAATCGTAATTAAAACTACCCCTGAGGTGTTTTCAGCAATCCATTCTTGAAAAACATAAGTAAACCTTAATGCATCCTGTATCCCAAAATTATCCGACAAACCAGTATCCATTGCCTCCATCTCTGGTTCTGAAGGAAGTTGAATATTTGGAGTGATAAATGGAAAAGTCGCACTCATTCTTAATGCTGACAAAAACCTTAAATTCCCCGGGTCATGACCATGAAAAAATCTCATAAAATCAATGGATTGTTTTTTCTCAGCTTCCCCACTCTTTCCGAGCACAGAAGTTCCAAAATAAGACATCGAGTTAGGCGATATCACCAGCTTTCTTCCATCATTGGTAATCAAGGCGGTAACAGGTAGCAAGGGAATTTCCCCGGAGCCTTCCGGCTCTTTATAAGCAGAAAGCGGTTTATCCAACACACCCTCTGTATTGATATTCAACTGATTCTCAAAAGCATACCCTCTATCCTTCAGATATTTATATCCTCTATATT
Above is a window of Algoriphagus machipongonensis DNA encoding:
- a CDS encoding NAD(P)/FAD-dependent oxidoreductase, yielding MHQSFSWHFGDISARFIQITKSIDYLFIESRIKMLSYWEEKNFLDHDLLIIGSGFVGLSTAIHFKKKHPKAKVLVLERGIFPSGASSKNAGFACFGSLTEILDDLEHMEQDEVLSLVSRRYKGLQKIRKKFGDKKLGYRESNGYELLDESLLSASAKMIEVNQLLADLFPKDVFTEVHKHSKLGFSDSIKMVIQNGFEGELDPGRYLNCLWKLAGELGVKVLTGANVESLDIDSGVTVVTSNFSKNPIQFRAKRVAVCTNAFTKKILENTALVPGRGLVLLSKPLEFEIPWRGGFHMDKGYIYFREIDGRLLLGGARNIDFASEESTDFSVNTSIQSHLKKMAEEVIFPDKEILWDKEWTGIMAFGEKKMPLIEHVSKKVAVGVRLGGMGVAVGWQVGKELAGLIAEK
- a CDS encoding Mpo1 family 2-hydroxy fatty acid dioxygenase, encoding MRKIDALLNEYGLSHQNQTNKLIHWICVPAIFFSIVGLIFSIPAKSIAEFMPFLGDFANWATLVLAIVLVYYLSISPPLSLGMFFFSALCLAFANFLDLYFPGKLWLISIGIFVIAWFFQFWGHKIEGKKPSFLKDIQFLLIGPAWLMHFIYKKIGLSY
- the nhaC gene encoding Na+/H+ antiporter NhaC, translating into MEGITRAPKVSDALIPLIFLIVLLVLNIRVFGTDGLSGSNQIVLILSATVAALVAIFRLGFNWETLQDGIVKSISSAMSSILILFLIGALAGTWMLSGVVPAMIYYGLQVLNPTIFLVAACFVSAVVSVATGSSWTTVATVGVALLGIGKALGFDEGIIAGSIISGAYFGDKMSPLSDTTNLAPAMAGTDLFTHIRHMAKTTVPSIIIALLMFIVIGFNYETNGSVNDVKAISEVILEKFNVSGWLFLVPIIVLTMIIKQVPAIPALLAGALLGGVFALIFQPEIISTIAAEDASYAYQSFKAVMMSMYGEISIVTSNDVVNELLITGGMAGMLNTIWLIVCAMVFGGIMEESGMLRVLAEAIIRKVHRVGSLIASTAATCMFFNITTSDQYLAILVPGRMYADVYRKRGLKPENLSRTLEDSATVTSVLVPWNTCGATQASVLGVATLTYAPYCFFNIISPIMTILFGYLKIGINYYEKEEELA